One segment of Phragmites australis chromosome 13, lpPhrAust1.1, whole genome shotgun sequence DNA contains the following:
- the LOC133889396 gene encoding protein FAR1-RELATED SEQUENCE 7-like, translated as MDLNQLPPDFDYDFISRHTEDAIESSPKNCTQPPLFQQDSPSISDVRLSLEETHLQYVQQENADNTLVAVGDIVVSDITGQVLHEEGEVWSTPQVPYTGMTFGSVVEARGYYNAYAKRIGFSIRTNTSCRSGITKVLEKIQFVCNKEGKGKKSKTDENTEEPTDDSDEDDSEQDDVDLPHERAIKQGRIMQLMAEFYGSIELVPYVGKDVSNFRSTLRTTEKYKDMQETLDYFEELKVQDDPDFFYKFKLDNDYKIQNLFWVDCSARKAYEAYGDCVSFDTTYMTNMYDMPFAPFIGINRHAQSFQLECAFLRDEKTDSFVWLFKAFLEAMKGKAPLNIITDQDGAMRQAIELVFPNTNHRNYWWHIMDKASGTIGPYLSSNQELKDEFTDCINYSVTPEEFEAKWDAMINKHGLGDIQHFQHLYSIRKSFVQAYYMHCFYPFLQSTQRSEGFNTVLKRYVNPNLSIQLFVKQYEKIQQKCLVAQDGQDFRTNDNERHTWSKYPIEKYASTVYTKGIFYKFSKEFEKTAEYDVQEHEVPYQYKLVPNDKFVEDYGTRSYIVTAIEEETSYYCECSKFDRDGIICCHIMKILIRFGVKTLPERYILKRWTQQAIPVDTDMSADANISVDIAASGMSLQNKKTLRFSNLASALAKFAREGSNSDDAHSIVTKHIEMMQSELADLKKRKSKRKKTTVVPSNDFSIANVSQSLSNAATTTSPPGHGSTAAMSTPNPNVPAPADFQDASYPDSSRLVRNPPRSVIKGRKKSKRLSNGKNVQPKRKNKCSICHSENHNAAKCPGKITKRIPSKEMQLFT; from the exons ATGGATCTAAACCAGCTGCCACCTGACTTTGACTATGATTTCATCTCAAGACATACTGAAGATGCAATTGAGAGCAGTCCAAAAAATTGCACTCAGCCTCCCCTTTTCCAGCAAGACTCCCCAAGCATTTCTGATGTTAGACTCTCTTTGGAAGAAACACATTTACAATATGTTCAGCAAGAAAATGCCGATAACACACTGGTTGCTGTAGGGGATATTGTTGTTTCAGATATTACTGGACAAGTTCTGCATGAAGAGGGTGAGGTGTGGTCTACGCCGCAAGTCCCTTATACTGGTATGACATTTGGCAGTGTAGTAGAAGCAAGGGGATACTACAATGCATATGCTAAGAGAATTGGTTTCTCAATAAGGACAAATACCTCATGCAGATCAGGAATTACAAAAGTGTTGGAAAAAATCCAGTTTGTCTGCAACAAAGAAGGGAAAGGGAAGAAAAGCAAAACTGATGAAAATACTGAGGAGCCTACAGATGATTCAGATGAAGATGATTCTGAACAAGATGATGTTGATCTACCGCATGAGCGAGCCATTAAAcagg GGCGCATTATGCAGCTAATGGCTGAGTTCTATGGCTCCATTGAACTAGTACCATACGTAGGCAAAGATGTCAGTAACTTCCGATCCACACTTCGTACCACTGAAAAGTACAAAGACATGCAAGAAACACTAGACTACTTTGAAGAGTTGAAAGTGCAAGATGACCCTGATTTCTTCTATAAGTTCAAGTTGGACAATGATTATAAGATTCAGAACCTATTCTGGGTGGATTGTTCAGCAAGGAAGGCGTATGAGGCATATGGTGACTGTGTTTCATTCGATACGACATACATGACTAATATGTATGACATGCCCTTTGCCCCCTTCATTGGAATAAATAGACATGCTCAATCGTTCCAGCTAGAATGCGCATTCCTAAGGGATGAGAAGACAGATAGCTTTGTTTGGCTTTTCAAAGCATTCCTTGAAGCGATGAAAGGCAAGGCTCCCCTTAATATAATAACAGATCAGGATGGGGCTATGAGGCAGGCAATTGAGCTTGTCTTCCCTAATACAAATCATCGAAACTACTGGTGGCACATAATGGATAAAGCTTCTGGAACAATTGGTCCATACCTTTCATCTAATCAAGAATTGAAGGATGAGTTTACAGACTGTATTAACTACAGTGTAACACCTGAAGAATTTGAGGCGAAATGGGATGCTATGATTAATAAGCATGGCCTGGGGGACATACAGCATTTTCAGCATTTGTATAGCATCAGAAAGAGTTTTGTTCAAGCGTACTATATGCATTGTTTCTATCCTTTCCTCCAATCAACTCAGAGAAGTGAAGGGTTTAATACAGTGCTGAAGAGATATGTGAATCCAAACTTATCAATACAGTTATTTGTGAAACAGTATGAGAAAATTCAGCAAAAGTGCCTTGTTGCTCAAGATGGTCAGGACTTTAGGACTAATGATAATGAACGACACACATGGTCAAAGTACCCTATTGAGAAATATGCATCAACTGTGTACACAAAAGGTATTTTCTATAAATTCTCAAAGGAATTTGAAAAGACTGCAGAATATGATGTGCAGGAGCATGAAGTACCCTACCAATACAAGCTAGTACCGAATGACAAATTTGTTGAAGACTATGGGACTAGGTCATATATTGTGACAGCAATTGAAGAAGAAACAAGTTACTATTGTGAGTGCAGCAAGTTTGATAGGGATGGGATAATTTGCTGCCacatcatgaagattttgatcAGATTTGGTGTGAAGACCCTGCCTGAAAGATACATATTGAAAAGATGGACACAACAAGCAATTCCTGTTGACACAGATATGTCTGCTGATGCAAACATTTCTGTTGATATTGCGGCTAGTGGTATGTCTTTGCAGAACAAGAAAACACTGAGATTCAGCAACCTTGCTTCTGCACTTGCAAAATTTGCACGTGAAGGTTCAAACTCAGATGATGCTCATTCTATTGTTACTAAGCACATCGAAATGATGCAATCTGAACTTGCAGATctaaagaagaggaagagtaaGAGAAAGAAGACAACTGTTGTTCCTAGCAATGACTTTTCTATTGCAAATGTATCTCAGTCTCTTTCTAATGCAGCTACGACAACTTCACCTCCTGGTCATGGCTCTACAGCTGCTATGTCTACTCCTAACCCAAATGTGCCTGCTCCTGCAGATTTTCAAGATGCTTCATATCCTGATAGTTCAAGATTAGTAAGGAATCCGCCAAGATCAGTAATTAAAGGGAGGAAGAAGTCAAAAAGGTTGTCTAACGGGAAGAATGTgcaaccaaagagaaagaacaaATGCAGCATTTGTCACTCTGAGAATCACAATGCTGCAAAATGTCCTGGAAAAATAACTAAAAGAATCCCAAGCAAGGAGATGCAGCTATTCACATGA